The genomic DNA CAGGATCACCTAAATGAATGCAGCTGCTCTTCGCCTCTCTGTACTTTTTGGATAAAACTACACCTTCAGGTAAGGTAAcatattattttttcatatatccAATTGTGTATTTCTTTATCAGCTAAATCTATGGCAATGCTATTTATCATAGAAGCTTGTAACAGTTGTTTTTTGAACTTTTGGTGGTGCTACCATTCTCTTCTCTGCTTGAATACtatttttttttgacaatatagCCAGGTCTTTTCAAAAGTGCCTTGTTTTAGAGGAGAAATTGTGTAGCTGCCAACTTTTAAGTCGGAGCGTGTGCTAGCTTATTAGCAGCTAGCCATTGTGCTCAATGAAAGATGATGTCCTATAGCTAACTTCTTtcttactgttttctttttataatctAAAAATATGGTattctgtgtttattattatatgccATTTTCTAGTAGAAAGTATCGTTTTGAGATGTCTTTAAAAGCACTACATAGTTTACTGAGGGTGCTACCAAAAGCGAACCATGTGGCCGGAAGAGTAACTGCAGGCAGCACAATGCGCACTCCCATGACGTTCAAAcctatttattattataaaagatttcggctacgtccacacttacacaggtatttttgaaaacggagattttccgttttcgttttaaaacaTAATCCCGTCCACAGGTAAAcgcaaaaatgaaggaaaacgctgctaggaacatgccaaagcaacaggtggcgatatattcctaaacTCAGCTAAAAACAGTTTAGGTCTTGACAAACTTCACTGATGGTTCAAATGTTTAGCAACTTTCAGTGTGTTAATTCAGCAGTCTGTATTTAAACTTCTAGTTTACtatatttatgtatgttttatttCCAGGTGAATGCAGAGTTCCTGCAGATCACTACAAAACCCCTGCAGGCGAAGTTCTTGGCTCAGCTGGACAATTTAACAGACAAGCTGATGCAAATTTTTCAGGGGAGCAAAGGAGCAAAGGGCCAAAAGATCAAGGATATCATGGCGATCAGTAGTTTGGTCGGTACTAATGATAAACCCATCAATTAAATGCAATCAATCAATTCCATTTTTTTCACCCTTTTTTTTCCACCCTTGCATTAGTATGATGACATCGACATAAAGAGGGAGCATACTCTTAAAAGCCTGGTGATCTACTTTAATGAAGATCCAGACCTACTGTTCAAGGAGTATCTGGTACGCTTATCACACTTTCTTTTCTAGATTCAATTTGAGTTAGGTTCATCGCACACAAAATCCTCATATATTCAAAAGAGACAATATAATTGTGAAATATGTATTATTCTTAATAGTCATTGTTGAAACTTGCACTGGAGAGCACTTTTTAAGGGGACGGTTTCAGCAAAAATTCAATTGTTCATTCTTTTGGTGCTGCCATGTAGGTATCTACTGCCTCTATAAACACAGTAAATGTGGACAAaacattcatccattttctgtcagtgtttcaattcagtttatttatatagcggtatatcacaacaacagtcatctcaaggcaCTTCAGAAAGTAAACACTCCAGTGGAGTTCAGTTTATTATGCCAATTAGTAAAAAGTCTTCATTATAAGGAACACAGCAGATTGCATCAAGACACTAACTAGTGTCACTGCCATTACAGCAATCTCCTGGTTTCAGGAATAATGTGCATAAAACAAGCTGTTTCAAAAGGTTCCCAATTGTGATGGAATAAGGGAAATTGAcccagcccacacacacacacacacacacacacacacacacacacacacacacacacacactgatagacACTGGAGGAGCTGCTGCTCTATATCAAGCCCCTCCCAAAGGGAGGTACATAATACCTGAACCCAAACTATTGATAGGAAACAGATTGAcgggttttatttatgtttggagTGTTTATAGAGGCGGTAGAGACCTATGTTTCAGCACAAAATGATACAAAAGCTGAGTTTTGCATAATATGTCCCCTTCCAAGTGACAGAGCCCTTAAACCTGAAACATCCTGTTTTTCAGACCTCCTCCACTGAGGATGAACGGTTGAGGTCCACTGCAGCAACTGTCATGGGTATTTACACCATCAGAAGAGAAGGGATTCAGGAGCCAGAGGATGTTGGAGTTGTCACTGAAGGTACTACAGTTATGAACAACCTCGGTAGTGTCATCATGGCATTCATCGTCCTCTTTGGACTGATTTATGCACTTGATGTGAGCTATCCAAATGACCAGAAGTACACTTTTGAGTTCTGTCAGAAGATTTTGATGAATCTGGATGGACAAAGGCTCAGTACAAAGATgcagcaaatgaaaatgaagatgTTTGCTTAGGCAAACAAGACCCAGCACAAAAGTTGATTTTGGCCTTTTTATATCTTTTGTTCAAACtgtgacctttttttctttcttttttttggccaaATGGAAGTTGTCTATTTTTGTCTGCTGTTCTGTTGTGAGTAATGTGACCTTTAATCTGTACTACTATAGATGGATGAAAGGACTGGGGATTTAGCTCAGAAAAAGTTTCATGGTTGTAACCaccattttctttttgattgCTTTTGGGATTTGCAAAGGTAATAGAAAAATGTTGACAAGCTTTGTGTCTTCCAGTGTTTTAAAGTTGGTCTTCCCGTTCTTATAAGCTTGTAAATGTTtacatgtaattggttttggAGAAGTATagttgaaagattttttttttattaaaatacctCCCCCCTTGGTAACAGAAAAATGTTCttcatgaaaacacacacacacacatatatataatatatatatatatatatatatatacatacatatatatatatatacatacatatattatatatatatacacatatatacatacatatatatatatatatatatatatatatatatatatatatatatatacatacatatatacatacatacatacatatatacatacatacatatatatatacatacatacatatatatatatatatatacatatatatatatatatatatatatatatatatatatatatatatatatatatatatatatacatatatacatatatatatatatatatatatatatatatatatatgtatatatgtatgtatatatgtatgtatatatatacatatatatatatatatatatatatatatatatatatatatatatatatatatatatatatatgtatgtatgtatgtatatatatatatatatatatatatatatataatatatgtatgtatatatatatgtatgtatataatacatatatatatatatatatatatatatatatattatatatatgtgtgtgtgtgtgtgttttcatgaaGAACATTTTTCTGTTACCAAGGGGGGaggtattttaataaaaaaaaatctttcaactATACTTCTccaaaaccaattacatgtaAACATTTACAAGCTTATaagaatatatacatatatacatatatgtatatatgtatatatatatgtatgtatatatgtatgtatatatatgtatatatatatatatatgtatgtatatatatgtatgtatatatatgtatgtatatatatgtatgtatatatatgtatgtatatatatgtgtatatgtatgtatatatatgtgtatatgtatgtatatatatatatatgtatatgtgtatatatgtgtatatatgtatatgtatatgtatatatatgtatatgtgtgtgtgtatttatgtatatgtatatatgtatatatgtatatgtatgtatatgtgtgtgtgtgtatttatgtattgttcaaggttctttatttgtcacatgcatagttatacaagtataacatacagtgaaatgtagcctatataaatatatacaatgATTCTGAAGTGAAATCTGATTTTACAGAttccagtttgttttcagtATTGCCTAGTATTACAGAGGTGTGTGCTATTCAGATTTGACATTCATTACAAATGTACGTCAGCACTTTTTTGTGAGCACTTTGATTTTTGTTAAGGTTGATTTGACCATGTGACAtgtatgtttatttacaaaatattctgtttctgcttttaattcaaGTGAATAAACCTGAGttgtaaaaacaaattcattttgtcattattttaataattaaattagTTTTCTGGTAATGAAAATTATGATTTAGTTGAACTCAAAATAATGATTTCAATGCAATGAAAATCTAGCTCAAGTGAATGACATTGTATTGAGTTGGACCAACCAAAACCTTTCACATCATATTAAtgtactttttttcattttagcaGTATTTACGAAATTGTGTTCTACTGACTCAATTTAATTGAATTGTCATGATGTATGTAGATTAGGTTGGACCAAAATAGATGTATTACGTGGAAAACCTGCCATCAGTCCAATTGAGTTCATCCAATGacttatttttttgagtgtagttaacaaaataaaataaacatatcaTTTTGAATGGCTATGCATTTCTGACTTGTCTGCAGTCCAGTTTCTCCCTCAGATTTATGATACAATCTGTCCCGCCGTGCTTCTTGTCTCAATcggcttccttttcttttctcgtGAGCATTTATAAAGTCGTGCTTTTGTTAAAAAGCCGACCTCCCAAATGCAAACCAGACATTATAAATTTGAATGTTAAAATCTATAAATCCCTTTGAATTGAACTTATTAGACGTTGTGCCTCCAGCCTGCAGGCTTGAGTCCACTCTCCCAGCTGGAGAAAGCGTGGTGTTAGTAGTGCCCCTTTATTCCCTGCTTAGGGCCCCCTAACCCTCTGCCCATGGTGAATTTTAAAACCAGCTCTAGATGGATGGAACAAACATGAGGGTCCTCCAGTTTTACCCCTAAAACACTTAAAATACCTCAAACGACATGGTTCAAAGACTTGAAATATGATCATCTGGCAACAAGCACATTCATAAACTGAAATTGGGTAGAGAGGTTATATAAAAGATTTCCTGCTTGTTCCCACATCTGGAGTCCATTAATTATATTACCATGTGTTATTATAGTCTATGCACAATTAGTTTATCAGTTGTCACACTGGAAACACAGAAAGCGGATATATTGCACTATTGCTATCTAAAGGCCTTTGAGTGCTTATGTTCTACCTAGTAATGGTTCATATGAATGCTCTGTAGGTTTCGAGGTTATAAACCTGGCGCGTGGATGGGGAACCTTGATAAAAGGAAGCGCAACTTCCCCTTAAttgtggaaaagaaaatgtaattttcaaCAAACTAATAAAGgcttcattaaaaatgctcGCATTGTGAGCCAGATAAGCAGCCCATTTGTTTTATCCGTGTCTTTCCCCCTTTCTTGCTCAATGTGGCCGATGAATTACTCGTCAGCAACTGCTTCTGTTTAGGCAATCGGTTGCTTTGAGAAGGAAGCTAGTTATTGGCTTGACATTTGTATCTACGTTTCTATTGGGTCAAAGGTCATGGTCACCACCTTTCACCGCATTTTTGTTTAACAACCTCAGTCACATAAATACATGGGATGGGGAAAGCTGATAGACTCATTTGACATGACAGAGTAATGAATAAAAGTCTGAATGTGACCTCTAAAACACGGGGTCATAAACACTTTATGCTCTGTGTGTAAGAAAAAGATGGGGAACGCATTACTTGCAATAGCGAGGCGTATGCCTTCCACATGAAAGGTTTGTTTTGTGCACTTGGGAATAAGCCCAGTCAAGGCCACCTCAAGTCTAACTTAAGTCACTGGAATGAAACGTGTTTTGTTTGACTGCCAACTCGAATCAGGATTCTTTGACGACTTAGCCATTTGTAGCTTTCAACAAAACACGATCTAGCGGTCCAGGTGTGGTCCGGTGCAGTGCTCAGACCTGCAGTAcagtatttattcttttttgttaACTAAAGGTGCAGGCACTTTTAGAAGGAATGATAAAAAATAAGAACTGCAGCGTCTGTCTAAGTTGATGAATTTGCTGAGAGGTTAGACGAGACGTCTCCTCTAAACATAGATCTTGGATTTTCCAGAAAAAGTTGAACTTGAGAAATTAGTGTAACCTACACATAATGAGTAAGCGCATTACTCAGGCATGTAGGTATGAGACATAGCTTTTCACATAACCCTGTGTAGCCCTGTGCTGTAAGCACTTCAACATTTAACTGCAACAGGTTCAGATAAGATTAAAGTTGACGCTGTAAAAAAACGAGATAAGCCCAACCGCTGTGAcaccagtaaaaaaaagaaataaagaatttGATTAACAAGCTTCTCTATAacctctccacctcctcctaATGTTACTAAGTAGAAAAGAATCTGAAGTAATTCATTATATAAAGTCATAATGATGTTAATGGAGCAACTATTTAGGTCCAAAGGCAAATATTCAGATAACCATCCAtctgttttcttccatttatccAACTCTGGGTAA from Maylandia zebra isolate NMK-2024a linkage group LG15, Mzebra_GT3a, whole genome shotgun sequence includes the following:
- the LOC112436579 gene encoding uncharacterized protein LOC112436579 → MKENAARNMPKQQVNAEFLQITTKPLQAKFLAQLDNLTDKLMQIFQGSKGAKGQKIKDIMAISSLYDDIDIKREHTLKSLVIYFNEDPDLLFKEYLTSSTEDERLRSTAATVMGIYTIRREGIQEPEDVGVVTEGTTVMNNLGSVIMAFIVLFGLIYALDVSYPNDQKYTFEFCQKILMNLDGQRLSTKMQQMKMKMFA